From Bradyrhizobium symbiodeficiens, the proteins below share one genomic window:
- a CDS encoding polyphosphate kinase 2 family protein produces MSKKPSKSLDQELDRYITPFRYDGSGKFHLKDHKTDEKDDLDKEKAQAILDANKKRLIGFQEKLYAQDRWSLLIVFQAMDAGGKDSAIKAIFEGINPQGCEVHAFKAPSSKELDHDFLWRHAIALPERGHIGIFNRSHYEECLVTRVHPELLAKEKLPQKLVTKNIWKERFEDISSFERYLCRNGTVVLKFFLNVSREEQRKRFLDRLEEPAKQWKFSMDDIKERALWPRYQAVYQDIVRHTATSHAPWYVVPADHKWFARVVIGSVINAALEKLDLRFPRADKASVEEFEQVRKALEKEGKGKR; encoded by the coding sequence ATGAGCAAGAAGCCGTCTAAATCGCTCGACCAGGAACTTGACCGCTACATCACGCCATTCCGCTACGACGGATCGGGCAAGTTCCATCTCAAGGATCACAAGACCGACGAGAAGGACGATCTCGACAAGGAGAAGGCACAGGCGATTCTGGACGCCAACAAGAAGCGGCTGATCGGGTTTCAGGAGAAGCTCTACGCCCAGGACCGCTGGTCGCTCCTGATCGTGTTCCAGGCTATGGACGCCGGCGGCAAGGACAGTGCGATCAAGGCGATCTTCGAGGGCATCAACCCGCAGGGCTGCGAGGTCCATGCCTTCAAGGCGCCTAGCAGCAAGGAACTCGACCACGATTTCCTATGGCGTCATGCGATCGCGCTGCCCGAGCGCGGCCATATCGGCATCTTCAACCGATCCCATTACGAGGAGTGCCTGGTCACGCGCGTCCACCCGGAGCTGCTCGCCAAGGAGAAGCTGCCGCAGAAGCTCGTCACCAAGAACATCTGGAAGGAGCGGTTCGAGGACATCTCGTCGTTCGAGCGCTATCTCTGCCGCAACGGCACCGTGGTGCTGAAGTTCTTTCTCAACGTCTCCAGGGAGGAGCAGCGCAAGCGCTTCCTCGACCGGCTGGAGGAGCCGGCCAAGCAGTGGAAATTCTCGATGGACGACATCAAGGAGCGCGCACTGTGGCCGCGCTACCAGGCGGTCTATCAGGATATCGTCCGGCATACCGCCACTTCTCATGCGCCGTGGTACGTCGTGCCCGCGGACCACAAATGGTTCGCGCGCGTCGTGATTGGCTCGGTGATCAATGCCGCGCTCGAAAAGCTCGACCTGCGTTTTCCGCGGGCCGACAAGGCCTCGGTGGAGGAGTTCGAGCAGGTGCGCAAGGCGCTGGAGAAGGAGGGCAAGGGGAAGCGGTAA
- a CDS encoding branched-chain amino acid ABC transporter permease: MMGQGRLAAWGIGLAALVALPFVYRDPYHLHILVLILIWSFAYTSWSMMGRFGLVSLGHGGFMGIGAYVTALLWNHLGWSPWIGIPMGMVAAGALALIVGYPCFRFRITGHYFVLVTLALSGIVLQVITATRDYTGGSLGYTPNRASGNKLLALQFDDKITWYLIALGVWLFGIVVWHWVDRSMSRYALEAISEDEDAAAAAGVNVTAEKLKITLLSAVMTALAGAIYCQYQMFITPDTVSGIAVSLQMVFAAIVGGLFVSLGPTFGAVITILLAETLRIGFGTKAVGWDNLVYGVLLVLFIIFLPKGILGSVLDRLKPQRKVPRAHEQEAV; this comes from the coding sequence ATGATGGGGCAGGGGCGGCTTGCAGCTTGGGGGATCGGACTGGCGGCGCTGGTCGCGCTGCCCTTCGTCTACCGCGATCCCTATCATCTGCACATCCTGGTGCTGATCCTGATCTGGTCGTTCGCCTACACGTCGTGGTCGATGATGGGGCGATTCGGCCTCGTCTCGCTCGGACATGGCGGCTTCATGGGGATCGGCGCCTATGTCACCGCGCTGCTATGGAATCACCTGGGCTGGTCGCCCTGGATCGGCATTCCCATGGGCATGGTCGCGGCCGGCGCGCTGGCGCTGATCGTCGGCTATCCCTGCTTCCGCTTCCGCATCACCGGACATTATTTCGTGCTCGTGACGCTGGCGCTGTCGGGCATCGTGCTCCAGGTCATCACGGCGACGCGCGATTACACCGGCGGCTCGCTCGGCTATACGCCGAACCGCGCGTCCGGCAACAAGCTGCTGGCGCTGCAATTCGACGACAAGATCACCTGGTACCTGATCGCACTCGGGGTCTGGTTGTTCGGCATCGTGGTCTGGCACTGGGTCGACCGCAGCATGAGCCGCTACGCGCTGGAGGCGATCTCCGAGGACGAGGACGCCGCGGCCGCCGCGGGCGTGAACGTCACCGCGGAGAAACTTAAGATCACGCTGCTCAGCGCGGTGATGACGGCGCTCGCGGGCGCGATCTACTGCCAGTACCAGATGTTCATCACCCCCGACACGGTCAGCGGCATCGCGGTCTCGCTGCAGATGGTGTTCGCGGCCATCGTGGGCGGCCTGTTCGTCTCGCTCGGCCCGACCTTTGGCGCCGTGATCACCATCCTGCTGGCGGAAACCCTTCGCATCGGCTTCGGCACCAAGGCGGTCGGCTGGGACAATCTCGTCTATGGCGTGCTGCTGGTCCTTTTCATCATATTCCTTCCCAAGGGCATCCTTGGTAGCGTGCTCGACCGACTGAAGCCGCAACGCAAGGTGCCCCGCGCTCATGAGCAAGAAGCCGTCTAA
- a CDS encoding branched-chain amino acid ABC transporter permease — protein MQGFFDIFDIYLLEAVINGILLGGVLALLALGLNLIFGVIDVTWICYAELVMIGMYAMYFMVQVYGLSYFVAAPFTILLVAMLGAALHFLVIAPLLTAPPINQLLATGGVLFVLQSFATVAFGIDFRNLGIRLPVLAFGDMNFSYARLLSFLAALVGMVCVYLFMTRTFTGTAIRAISQDRQIMALMGVDTRRIYLITSAIGGGLAGLAACLLVLQYDVHPFVGLSFGPITFLICVLGGLGNFIGGFIAAFVFAEIISLGGLFSDLEWGYVLAFAFFIVMMFIRPAGLLARRR, from the coding sequence ATGCAGGGATTTTTCGACATCTTCGACATCTACCTGCTGGAGGCCGTGATCAACGGCATCCTGCTCGGCGGCGTGCTCGCACTGCTCGCGCTCGGGCTCAATCTGATTTTCGGCGTCATCGACGTGACCTGGATCTGCTATGCCGAGCTGGTGATGATCGGCATGTATGCCATGTATTTCATGGTGCAGGTCTACGGCCTCAGCTATTTCGTCGCCGCGCCGTTCACCATCCTGCTGGTCGCGATGCTCGGTGCCGCGCTGCATTTCCTCGTGATCGCGCCGCTATTGACCGCCCCGCCGATCAACCAGCTGCTCGCGACCGGCGGCGTGCTGTTCGTTCTCCAGAGCTTTGCCACCGTCGCCTTCGGCATCGACTTCCGCAATCTCGGCATCCGCCTGCCGGTGCTTGCGTTCGGCGACATGAATTTCAGCTATGCGCGACTTCTGTCCTTCCTGGCGGCGCTGGTCGGCATGGTCTGCGTCTATCTGTTCATGACGCGCACCTTCACCGGCACCGCGATCCGCGCCATCTCGCAGGACCGGCAGATCATGGCGCTGATGGGGGTCGACACCAGGCGGATCTATCTCATCACCTCTGCAATCGGCGGTGGGCTGGCCGGGCTCGCTGCCTGCCTGCTGGTGCTGCAATACGACGTGCATCCCTTCGTCGGCCTCTCCTTCGGGCCGATCACCTTCCTGATCTGCGTGCTCGGCGGCCTCGGCAATTTCATCGGCGGTTTCATCGCCGCCTTCGTGTTCGCCGAGATCATCTCGCTCGGCGGCCTGTTCTCGGATCTCGAATGGGGCTACGTGCTCGCCTTCGCCTTCTTCATCGTCATGATGTTCATCCGGCCTGCGGGCCTGCTGGCGAGGCGCCGATGA
- a CDS encoding ABC transporter ATP-binding protein yields the protein MLELRAVNAGYGTFQALFDVDLDVKAGEAVGVIGPNGAGKTTLMRVISGLIRPSRGSIRMEGTDVVATPPHKIVSLGIAHVPENRRLFPQLSVDDNLKMGAFMKEARSHYAERLEVVFDLFPRLKERRHQMAGTMSGGEQQMCAIGRALMSNPKLLLLDEPSAGLAPVVVQQVFELVKRIRTSGLTVLIVEQNVQQVLKVVDRAYLIEAGTIRASGTSAEMLASDTVREAYLGV from the coding sequence ATGCTGGAGCTCCGCGCCGTGAATGCCGGCTATGGCACCTTCCAGGCGTTGTTCGACGTCGATCTCGACGTCAAGGCCGGCGAGGCCGTCGGCGTCATCGGCCCAAATGGCGCCGGCAAGACCACCTTGATGCGCGTCATCTCCGGGCTGATCCGACCCTCGCGCGGCTCGATCCGGATGGAGGGCACCGACGTCGTGGCAACGCCGCCGCACAAGATCGTCAGCCTCGGCATTGCGCATGTGCCGGAGAACCGGCGGCTGTTTCCGCAGCTCTCGGTCGACGACAATCTCAAGATGGGCGCCTTCATGAAGGAGGCGCGCAGCCACTATGCCGAGCGGCTCGAGGTCGTGTTCGACCTGTTTCCGCGCCTGAAGGAGCGCCGCCACCAGATGGCCGGCACCATGTCCGGCGGCGAGCAGCAGATGTGCGCGATCGGCCGCGCGCTGATGTCCAATCCAAAGCTGCTGCTGCTCGACGAGCCCTCGGCGGGGCTGGCGCCGGTCGTGGTGCAGCAGGTGTTCGAGCTGGTAAAGCGGATTCGCACCAGCGGGCTGACGGTGCTGATCGTCGAGCAGAACGTGCAGCAGGTGCTGAAAGTGGTCGATCGCGCCTATCTGATCGAGGCAGGCACGATCCGGGCATCCGGCACGTCCGCCGAGATGCTGGCGAGCGACACGGTCAGGGAAGCTTATCTCGGGGTGTGA
- a CDS encoding ABC transporter ATP-binding protein produces MLEVSGLVKRFGGFTAVNNVSFRVDQGEILGLIGPNGSGKSTIFNMLSGTLAPTSGSIVFDGSEIAGLAPHRIINSGVGRTFQIPRPFRRLTIFENVALAGFYGQGRHSRARAEEAAERSLAMVGLPTDRHASVDGLGAAGLKKLELAKALATAPKLLLADESLGGLDETEMDQAADMLRNIRDELGITIIWVEHIMGVLMRVVDRVMVLDHGEKISEGLPSAVAGDPRVIEVYLGTDAETTQAAAAEARRRAGGA; encoded by the coding sequence GTGCTGGAAGTCAGTGGGCTGGTGAAGCGGTTCGGCGGCTTCACCGCCGTCAACAATGTGTCGTTCCGGGTCGATCAGGGGGAGATCCTCGGCCTGATCGGGCCGAACGGTTCGGGCAAGAGCACGATCTTCAACATGCTCTCCGGGACGCTGGCGCCGACATCGGGCTCGATCGTGTTCGACGGCTCGGAGATTGCAGGCCTCGCGCCGCACCGGATCATCAACAGCGGGGTCGGCCGTACCTTCCAGATTCCGCGGCCGTTCCGCCGCCTGACCATTTTCGAGAACGTCGCGCTCGCCGGCTTTTACGGCCAGGGCCGCCATAGCCGTGCCAGGGCGGAGGAGGCGGCCGAACGATCGCTGGCGATGGTCGGCCTGCCGACCGATCGCCATGCCAGCGTCGATGGCCTCGGCGCGGCCGGGCTGAAGAAGCTCGAACTGGCGAAAGCCCTCGCGACTGCGCCAAAGCTGCTGCTCGCCGATGAGAGCCTCGGCGGTCTCGACGAGACCGAGATGGACCAGGCCGCCGACATGCTGCGCAACATCCGCGACGAACTCGGCATCACCATCATCTGGGTCGAGCACATCATGGGCGTCTTGATGCGCGTCGTCGACCGCGTCATGGTGCTCGATCACGGCGAGAAGATCTCGGAAGGATTGCCGAGCGCGGTCGCGGGCGATCCGCGCGTCATCGAGGTCTATCTCGGCACCGATGCCGAGACCACGCAGGCCGCGGCCGCCGAAGCGCGCCGCCGTGCGGGAGGCGCCTGA
- a CDS encoding ABC transporter substrate-binding protein: MRLRMAARLVRGLLVAISATGLAVSAQAQDKKIKIGVVFDLTGPLAGGGSELNYVGTKIILDHFAKTGVEGYKIEAVYADAQSKPDIAINESVRLLEQEKVDMVLGFFSSAQCVPVAARVEQLKKFMWMTTCISSAVFNEKGYKYVFRPQASGDQFGMMTMDFIAQNAKAKFGKEPKDLRVAIIHEDGAYGVDVSKGNEAGAKKAGFNVVMKEGYSATAPDLSALVTKLKRAKPDVIFHTGYNPDITLLLRQAREQGLKFGALMGHGAGYGVYEKLKEGMGADATYIFNTDPISIWLANQKTMDPKLAPVIKMVGEEFDKIKPGVAIRSAHVGIGASNTYVFMADVLPRAIKKYGGVDPEALRKAALDTDIAEGGTMLGFGVKFYGEGTPMSGQNERSFPVVIQYIDDKSSVVWPKSQAQREAVLPLPKGTTYSNQ; encoded by the coding sequence ATGCGCCTGCGCATGGCTGCCCGCTTGGTACGTGGGCTGTTGGTCGCGATATCAGCGACGGGCTTGGCGGTGTCCGCCCAGGCTCAGGACAAGAAGATCAAGATCGGCGTCGTCTTTGATTTGACCGGGCCTCTGGCCGGCGGCGGCTCCGAGCTCAATTATGTCGGCACAAAGATCATCCTCGACCATTTCGCCAAGACCGGCGTCGAAGGCTACAAGATCGAGGCGGTCTATGCCGACGCGCAGAGCAAACCCGATATCGCCATCAACGAATCCGTGCGCCTGCTCGAGCAGGAGAAGGTCGACATGGTGCTCGGCTTCTTCTCGTCGGCGCAGTGCGTGCCGGTGGCCGCCCGCGTCGAGCAGCTCAAGAAATTCATGTGGATGACGACCTGCATCTCGTCCGCCGTGTTCAACGAGAAGGGCTACAAATACGTCTTTCGCCCACAGGCGAGCGGTGATCAGTTCGGCATGATGACGATGGATTTCATCGCGCAGAACGCTAAAGCGAAGTTCGGCAAGGAGCCGAAGGATCTGCGCGTCGCCATCATCCACGAGGACGGGGCTTATGGCGTCGACGTCTCCAAGGGCAACGAGGCCGGTGCGAAGAAGGCGGGCTTCAACGTCGTGATGAAGGAGGGCTATTCGGCCACCGCGCCCGATCTGTCGGCGCTGGTGACCAAGCTCAAGCGCGCCAAGCCCGACGTGATCTTCCACACCGGCTACAATCCGGACATCACCCTGCTGCTGCGCCAGGCGCGCGAGCAGGGTCTGAAGTTCGGCGCGCTGATGGGCCACGGCGCAGGCTATGGCGTCTATGAGAAGCTGAAGGAAGGCATGGGAGCCGACGCCACCTATATCTTCAACACCGACCCGATCTCGATCTGGCTCGCCAACCAGAAGACCATGGATCCGAAGCTTGCGCCCGTCATCAAGATGGTCGGCGAGGAGTTCGACAAGATCAAGCCCGGCGTTGCCATCCGCTCCGCCCATGTCGGCATCGGCGCGTCCAACACCTACGTCTTCATGGCCGACGTGCTGCCGCGGGCAATCAAGAAGTACGGCGGAGTCGATCCCGAAGCGCTGCGCAAGGCGGCGCTCGACACCGACATCGCCGAAGGCGGCACCATGCTCGGCTTCGGCGTCAAGTTCTACGGCGAGGGCACGCCGATGTCGGGCCAGAACGAACGCTCGTTCCCGGTCGTGATCCAGTACATCGACGACAAGTCCTCGGTGGTGTGGCCCAAGAGTCAGGCGCAGCGCGAGGCCGTGCTGCCGCTGCCGAAGGGCACCACCTACAGCAACCAGTAG
- a CDS encoding ABC transporter substrate-binding protein gives MKNTIARLAGALLALMLTTGFAAAQSKVTIAIGGGSCLCYLPTVLAKQLGEYDKAGLSVELVDLKGGSDALKAVLGGSADVVSGYFDHCVNLAAKKQELQAFVVYDRYPGLVLVVAPSRTNDIKSVKDLAGKKVGVSAPGSSTDFFLKYMLKKNGVDPTSAAVIGVGLGATAVAAMEQGQIDAAVMLDPSVTVLQGSHKDLRILSDTRTQKDTLETFGGEYPGGALYSTAAWVAKHEKETQALTNAILATLAWIHSHSPEEIMAKMPEETVGKNKDLYLAALKNTIPMFSETGKMDPKGADAVLAVFSVGSPEVANAKIDVSKTFTNTFVEQAKKTTGSAK, from the coding sequence ATGAAGAACACGATTGCCAGGCTCGCCGGCGCGCTGCTGGCGCTGATGCTCACCACCGGATTTGCCGCAGCGCAAAGCAAGGTCACCATCGCGATCGGCGGCGGCTCCTGCCTGTGCTATCTGCCGACGGTGCTGGCCAAGCAGCTCGGCGAATACGACAAGGCCGGCCTCAGTGTCGAGCTGGTCGACCTCAAGGGCGGCTCGGACGCGCTGAAAGCCGTGCTCGGCGGCAGCGCCGACGTGGTCTCCGGCTATTTCGACCATTGCGTCAATCTGGCTGCCAAGAAGCAGGAGCTCCAGGCTTTCGTGGTCTATGACCGCTATCCCGGCCTCGTGCTCGTGGTCGCGCCCTCGCGTACCAACGACATCAAGTCGGTCAAGGATCTCGCCGGCAAGAAGGTCGGCGTCAGCGCGCCCGGCTCCTCCACCGACTTCTTCCTGAAATACATGCTCAAGAAGAACGGCGTCGACCCAACCAGCGCCGCCGTGATCGGCGTCGGCCTCGGTGCCACCGCGGTCGCCGCGATGGAGCAGGGCCAGATCGATGCCGCCGTAATGCTCGACCCCTCCGTCACCGTGCTTCAGGGCAGCCACAAGGATCTGCGAATCCTCTCCGACACCCGCACGCAGAAGGACACGCTCGAGACGTTTGGCGGCGAATATCCCGGCGGCGCGCTGTACTCGACCGCGGCCTGGGTTGCCAAGCACGAGAAGGAGACGCAAGCGCTCACCAACGCGATCCTCGCCACACTCGCCTGGATCCATTCGCACAGCCCTGAGGAGATCATGGCGAAGATGCCGGAGGAGACGGTCGGCAAGAACAAGGACCTCTATCTCGCCGCGCTGAAGAACACGATCCCGATGTTCTCCGAGACCGGCAAGATGGACCCGAAGGGCGCGGACGCCGTGCTCGCGGTGTTCAGCGTCGGCTCGCCCGAGGTGGCCAATGCCAAGATCGACGTCAGCAAGACCTTCACCAACACCTTCGTCGAGCAGGCCAAGAAGACGACGGGGAGCGCCAAATAG
- a CDS encoding anti-sigma factor family protein: protein MSQRPITEDDLHAFVDQALAPERLGEVVSYLKLHPDAAERVAAFASQREQLRGALASIADEPVPAELNLSHIIERRKRRPLRAWKAIAALLLVSIGGLGGWTVRSLLQGGSSGLSALAQEAAYSYGVYAPDRVRPVEIRASDRAELTQWVSSRLKRVVKVPDLSTSGYRLMGGRLVATSHGPAAMFMYDDDQGDRLVMLTRPMSSGSQDAPMMPHAAGDIAGFAWADRGMGYTLVGQLPGDTLKPIANEIRKQAGPI, encoded by the coding sequence ATGAGCCAGCGACCGATCACGGAAGATGATCTCCACGCCTTTGTGGATCAGGCACTTGCACCTGAGCGTCTTGGAGAGGTTGTTTCCTATCTGAAACTTCATCCGGATGCCGCCGAGCGCGTCGCGGCCTTCGCCAGCCAGCGCGAGCAGTTGCGCGGCGCGTTGGCTTCGATCGCGGATGAACCAGTTCCGGCCGAACTGAACCTGTCGCACATCATTGAACGTCGAAAGCGACGTCCATTGCGGGCATGGAAAGCAATCGCGGCGCTGTTGCTGGTGAGCATCGGCGGTCTCGGCGGGTGGACCGTGCGCAGCCTGTTGCAAGGTGGTTCGAGCGGATTGTCCGCCTTGGCGCAGGAGGCCGCCTACTCCTATGGCGTCTACGCACCGGATCGCGTGCGGCCGGTCGAAATACGTGCTTCCGACAGGGCCGAGCTCACGCAATGGGTTTCCAGCCGGCTGAAGCGGGTGGTCAAGGTGCCTGATCTCTCCACGTCGGGCTATCGGCTGATGGGAGGCCGCCTGGTTGCGACCTCGCATGGTCCGGCCGCGATGTTCATGTATGACGACGATCAGGGCGACCGTCTCGTCATGCTGACACGTCCAATGAGCAGCGGCAGTCAGGATGCGCCGATGATGCCGCACGCCGCCGGCGATATCGCGGGCTTCGCATGGGCGGATCGTGGCATGGGCTATACGCTCGTCGGTCAGCTTCCGGGGGACACCCTTAAGCCGATCGCAAACGAGATTCGGAAACAGGCGGGACCGATCTAG
- a CDS encoding sigma-70 family RNA polymerase sigma factor: MKDMLVQVEPLIPSLRRYARALMRDRTTADDLVQDCLERAVSRWHQRRDGSVRAWLFTILHNLAVTQFRQAATRGRHMPIDDAGERELASAAAQEHRLIYQDVLNKLARLPEEQRAVLLLVAVEDFSYADAAKLLDVPVGTVMSRLSRARERLQQELEGAAPGNVVELRSMK, encoded by the coding sequence ATGAAGGACATGCTGGTTCAGGTCGAGCCGCTGATCCCCTCGCTCCGCCGTTATGCGCGCGCGCTGATGCGTGATCGCACGACCGCCGACGATCTGGTTCAGGATTGCCTGGAGCGCGCCGTCAGCCGCTGGCATCAGCGGCGTGACGGCAGCGTGCGCGCCTGGCTGTTCACCATCCTCCACAATCTGGCGGTCACCCAATTCCGTCAGGCCGCGACGCGGGGAAGGCATATGCCGATCGATGATGCAGGCGAGCGCGAGCTCGCGAGTGCTGCCGCGCAGGAGCACAGGCTGATCTACCAGGACGTCCTGAACAAGCTCGCGAGGCTGCCGGAAGAGCAGCGGGCCGTGCTGTTGCTTGTTGCAGTCGAGGATTTTTCCTACGCCGACGCCGCGAAATTGCTGGATGTCCCGGTCGGGACCGTGATGTCGCGGCTGTCACGCGCGCGGGAAAGGTTGCAGCAGGAGCTGGAGGGGGCTGCACCGGGGAATGTCGTGGAATTGCGGAGCATGAAATGA
- a CDS encoding YncE family protein, whose translation MKTSQSNLMKSIFLAATMLATGSAAWAGQAPGALSAPDIPMSHHDRVYAAEQFSNTVSVTDPVDNKLLGVIRLGDPQPGNFSPLYKGQVLVHGMGFSPDHKTLAVVSIGSNSVSFIDTATNAVKHVTYVGRSPHEAFFTPDGKEVWVTVRGENYISVIDAKSLKEKARITTPNGPGMQIFSPDGKYGYICSSFNPETDVVSVAEHKIIAKVKQESPFCPNIAATPDGNQVWFTLKDVGRTQVFNAKPPFNLIKTIDTGPITNHVNFAHTAKGTFAYVTVGGLNLVRVFRTDDFSQVATIPVGNLPHGVWPSGDGTRIYVGLENADALAAIDTATNSVVANVPIGQAPQAIAYVPGAAPNPDDRQNLQPLGVAGQVAHLSMGPKDGSKDGAAPTSVSLFDQGLIQILQASVTGLQPKQKYVLALADRNDGSGPLQPLAAFMTNPAGSAIVNAAGPIRQIVDQSAASGKRYLVIASGDAAEPGGAVQIETQ comes from the coding sequence ATGAAGACGTCGCAAAGCAATCTCATGAAGAGCATTTTCCTGGCAGCCACGATGCTCGCCACCGGCTCGGCCGCATGGGCAGGGCAGGCGCCGGGCGCGCTATCCGCCCCCGATATTCCGATGAGCCATCACGATCGCGTCTATGCGGCCGAGCAGTTCTCGAACACGGTCTCGGTGACAGATCCGGTCGACAACAAGCTGCTTGGTGTGATCCGCCTGGGAGACCCGCAGCCCGGCAATTTCAGCCCGCTCTACAAGGGCCAGGTTCTCGTGCACGGGATGGGTTTCTCCCCCGACCACAAGACGCTGGCCGTGGTGTCGATCGGCTCGAATTCGGTGAGCTTCATCGACACCGCGACCAATGCGGTCAAGCACGTGACCTATGTCGGGCGGTCGCCGCACGAGGCGTTCTTTACGCCGGACGGCAAGGAGGTGTGGGTCACCGTTCGCGGCGAAAACTACATCTCCGTGATCGATGCGAAGAGCCTGAAGGAGAAAGCCCGTATCACGACCCCCAACGGGCCGGGGATGCAAATCTTCTCGCCCGACGGCAAATACGGTTACATCTGCTCGTCGTTCAATCCCGAGACCGATGTTGTTTCTGTCGCCGAGCACAAGATCATCGCCAAAGTGAAGCAGGAGAGCCCGTTCTGCCCGAACATCGCGGCGACGCCCGATGGAAACCAGGTCTGGTTCACGCTGAAGGATGTCGGCCGGACCCAGGTGTTCAACGCGAAGCCGCCGTTCAACCTGATCAAGACGATCGACACCGGTCCGATCACCAATCACGTCAATTTCGCGCACACCGCGAAGGGCACATTCGCCTATGTCACCGTCGGTGGCCTGAACCTGGTGAGGGTCTTCCGCACAGACGATTTTTCGCAGGTCGCGACGATCCCGGTCGGTAATCTGCCCCATGGCGTCTGGCCGTCTGGCGATGGCACGCGCATTTATGTCGGCCTCGAGAACGCCGACGCCCTCGCGGCGATCGACACCGCGACCAACAGCGTGGTTGCGAATGTCCCGATCGGCCAGGCACCGCAGGCGATCGCCTACGTTCCAGGCGCGGCGCCCAATCCGGATGACCGCCAGAATCTGCAGCCGCTGGGCGTAGCCGGCCAAGTCGCCCATCTTTCGATGGGCCCCAAGGACGGATCGAAGGATGGCGCGGCGCCGACCAGCGTCTCGCTGTTCGATCAGGGCCTGATCCAGATATTGCAGGCTTCGGTGACAGGACTTCAACCCAAGCAAAAATATGTGCTTGCGCTGGCGGATCGAAATGATGGAAGCGGCCCGCTGCAGCCACTCGCGGCCTTCATGACGAATCCGGCCGGATCAGCTATCGTCAACGCGGCTGGTCCGATCCGCCAGATCGTCGATCAGTCCGCGGCCTCCGGAAAGCGATATCTCGTGATTGCCTCCGGTGATGCGGCCGAGCCCGGCGGCGCGGTCCAGATCGAGACGCAATGA
- a CDS encoding DUF305 domain-containing protein: MHQLQFRRVVAALAGRCRWPRPGLGTALIGARIFVAFALPSLVLAHEAHPVAPSVAHSADERAFLEENDAAMTKMMNDMAAKPTGDIDRDFVAMMNPHHQGAIDMAVIELRYGKNEQLRRIAQEIIVDQMQEIAAMKLAIGEPATDTTPAPTQPPSVSAANVHHQGMQMDMSAGMKK, from the coding sequence ATGCACCAGTTACAGTTTCGCCGCGTCGTTGCGGCGCTCGCAGGCAGATGCCGATGGCCGAGGCCCGGCCTCGGCACGGCGCTCATCGGCGCCCGCATTTTCGTCGCATTCGCGCTGCCGTCGCTCGTGCTCGCGCACGAAGCCCATCCGGTCGCCCCATCGGTTGCGCACAGCGCGGATGAGCGCGCGTTCCTGGAGGAGAACGACGCGGCGATGACCAAGATGATGAACGACATGGCGGCCAAGCCGACCGGTGATATCGATCGCGACTTCGTTGCGATGATGAATCCGCATCATCAGGGCGCGATCGACATGGCGGTCATCGAACTGCGTTACGGCAAGAATGAGCAGCTACGGCGCATCGCCCAGGAAATCATCGTCGATCAGATGCAGGAGATCGCGGCGATGAAGCTCGCCATCGGCGAGCCTGCAACGGACACGACGCCGGCCCCGACGCAGCCGCCGTCCGTTTCAGCCGCAAACGTTCATCATCAGGGCATGCAGATGGATATGTCCGCCGGAATGAAGAAATAG